A stretch of Vigna angularis cultivar LongXiaoDou No.4 chromosome 4, ASM1680809v1, whole genome shotgun sequence DNA encodes these proteins:
- the LOC108331888 gene encoding NAD kinase 2, chloroplastic, protein MMARTVCTCHMVFSADRITPTVVSVFSGIDNIRLLPFRFQLRRNTHLLTAQLSNSFSNFGFHSHSQCLNSVQSHVPSRLPWMGPFPGDIAEVEAYCRIFRNSERLHSALVDALCNPITAECSVSYEVPSDEKRLLEDKIVSVLGCIVALVNNGRRDLLSGRSSIVTPFRAAEVGAMEDTLPPLALFRSEMKRCCESLHVALENYLVPGDDRNLDVWRKLQRLKNLCYDSGFPRGEDCPCPSLLANWSPVCLYTPIEDMESKESEAAFWTGGQVTEEGLKWLLNKGYKTIIDLREEDVKDSFYQAAVHDAISSESIELVRIPVKDGTAPTMEQVERFASYVSNCSKRPIYLHSKEGIWRTSAMVSRWRQYITRTTSELVSNQAVISNVVLSDSTNGSGKMEDSMIAEGSFQEKDTNLLREGATHGSAASFDSCNSSKTNNEKPKSNGGISQLTPDSRASSQVTGASGEGSFPSFSSKINPLEAQIPPFDIFSKRDMSTFLGSRKMSKPSYFSYQVKRVECLPESRSFEPKIVGRTKNSNGSASMSNSHSAWTTINGYSEGEMNYRADANISTTVNSDIDNVNTNSERTGDDKDKARLALRDEDLGLIEGDMCASSTGVVRVQSRKKAEMFLVRTDGFSCARERVNESSLAFTHPSTQQQMLLWKSTPKTVLLLKKLGGHLMEEAREVASFLYYQEKMNVFVEPDVHDIFASIPGFGFVQTFYSQDTGDLHEKVDFVACLGGDGVILHASNLFRGAIPPVVSFNLGSLGFLTSHNFEDYKQDLKQIIHGNSAQDGVYITLRMRLRCEIFRNGKAAPGKVFDILNEVVVDRGSNPYLSKIECYEHGRLITKVQADGVIVATPTGSTAYSTAAGGSMVHPNVPCMLFTPICPHSLSFRPVILPDSAQLELKIPEDARSNAWVSFDGKRRQQLSRGDSVRISMSQYPLPTVNKFDQTGDWFHSLIRCLNWNERLDQKAL, encoded by the exons ATGATGGCTCGCACTGTCTGCACGTGCCACATGGTGTTCTCCGCCGACCGGATTACTCCGACCGTCGTGTCTGTGTTCTCTGGCATTGACAACATCAGACTGTTGCCTTTCCGCTTCCAACTTCGAAGGAACACACACCTCCTCACTGCTCAACTTTCCAATTCTTTCTCCAATTTCGGATTTCATTCTCACTCTCAG TGTTTGAATTCCGTTCAATCGCATGTTCCATCACGGTTGCCTTGGATGGGTCCATTTCCGGGTGATATTGCTGAAGTGGAGGCATATTGTAGGATCTTTAGGAATTCTGAAAGGCTTCATTCTGCTTTAGTGGATGCCTTGTGTAACCCGATCACTGCCGAATGTAGTGTTTCCTATGAGGTTCCGTCTGACGAGAAACGGCTTCTAGAGGATAAAATAGTATCTGTCCTTGGATGCATTGTGGCCCTTGTGAATAATGGGAGGCGGGATCTTCTTTCTGGAAGATCATCGATTGTGACTCCCTTTCGTGCTGCAGAGGTTGGTGCGATGGAGGATACACTTCCCCCACTTGCCCTTTTCAGGAGCGAGATGAAGAGGTGTTGTGAGAGCTTGCATGTTGCTCTTGAGAACTATTTAGTTCCTGGTGATGATCGGAACTTGGATGTGTGGAGGAAACTTCAGAGACTGAAGAATCTGTGCTATGATTCTGGCTTTCCTCGTGGGGAGGATTGTCCATGTCCTTCGCTGCTTGCGAATTGGAGTCCTGTGTGCTTATACACTCCCATAGAGGACATGGAATCCAAAGAATCTGAAGCAGCTTTTTGGACAGGCGGGCAGGTCACGGAGGAAGGTCTAAAGTGGTTACTTAATAAAGGATATAAGACCATCATAGATCTCAGAGAAGAAGATGTAAAAGATAGCTTCTATCAAGCAGCTGTGCATGATGCTATTTCATCTGAAAGTATTGAGTTGGTCAGGATCCCTGTTAAAGATGGGACTGCACCTACGATGGAACAGGTTGAGAGGTTTGCATCTTATGTTTCAAATTGCAGTAAAAGACCAATTTATCTTCATAGCAAGGAAGGAATTTGGAGAACATCTGCCATGGTCTCTAGATGGAGGCAGTACATTACTCGTACTACATCAGAGCTTGTTTCTAATCAAGCAGTTATTTCCAATGTCGTGTTATCAGATTCCACAAATGGATCTGGAAAAATGGAGGACTCAATGATTGCCGAGGGGTCCTTCCAGGAAAAGGATACCAATTTGCTGCGCGAGGGTGCAACACATGGTTCTGCTGCCTCATTTGACTCATGTAACTCTTCAAAGACGAATAATGAAAAACCAAAAAGCAATGGGGGCATAAGTCAACTTACTCCTGATAGTAGGGCCTCATCACAAGTCACTGGTGCTTCTGGGGAAGGATCTTTTCCAAGTTTCTCCAGTAAAATTAACCCTTTAGAAGCTCAAATTCCtccttttgatattttttccaaaagGGATATGTCCACATTTTTGGGAAGTAGGAAGATGTCAAAACCCTCTTATTTCAGTTATCAGGTTAAAAGAGTGGAATGTCTGCCAGAGTCAAGGAGCTTTGAACCTAAAATTGTGGGCCGAACGAAAAACTCCAATGGGTCGGCGAGTATGAGTAATTCCCATTCTGCTTGGACAACAATTAATGGGTATAGTGAGGGGGAAATGAATTACAGGGCTGATGCCAATATCTCTACTACTGTGAACAGTGATATTGATAATGTGAATACTAACTCCGAAAGGACGGGAGATGATAAAGATAAGGCTAGGTTAGCCTTACGAGATGAAGACTTGGGGCTTATTGAAGGAGACATGTGTGCATCATCAACTGGGGTGGTAAGGGTGCAGTCGAGGAAGAAAGCAGAGATGTTCTTAGTACGGACGGATGGATTTTCTTGTGCAAGAGAGAGGGTGAATGAATCCTCTTTGGCCTTTACTCATCCCAGCACCCAACAACAGATGCTATTATGGAAATCTACGCCAAAGACTGTTTTACTGTTGAAAAAGCTAGGAGGGCATCTCATGGAAGAAGCTAGAGAG GTTGCTTCTTTTCTGTATTACCAAGAGAAAATGAATGTATTTGTGGAACCAGATGTGCATGATATATTTGCAAGCATTCCTGGGTTTGGATTTGTCCAGACCTTCTATAGTCAGGATACTGG TGATCTACACGAGAAAGTGGATTTTGTAGCCTGTTTGGGGGGAGATGGTGTTATACTGCATGCTTCGAATCTGTTCAGAGGTGCTATTCCCCCTGTTGTGTCATTTAACCTTGGTTCTCTTGGTTTCCTGACTTCTCATAAT TTTGAGGACTACAAGCAGGACTTAAAACAAATTATCCATGGTAATAGTGCACAAGATGGAGTGTACATCACTCTCAGAATGCGTCTTCGATGTGAAATTTTTCGAAACGGTAAAGCTGCACCAGGGAAAGTATTTGATATTCTCAATGAGGTTGTTGTTGATCGGGGTTCTAATCCATACCTGTCAAAGATTGAATGTTATGAACATGGTAGACTTATAACCAAG GTACAAGCTGATGGAGTCATTGTAGCCACCCCTACTGGAAGCACTGCCTATTCTACAGCTGCTGGAGGTTCCATG GTCCATCCAAATGTTCCGTGCATGCTGTTTACCCCAATCTGTCCACACTCGCTCTCATTTAGACCAGTCATACTTCCAGACTCTGCACAACTTGAATTGAAG ATTCCAGAGGATGCAAGAAGCAATGCCTGGGTTTCATTTGATGGAAAGAGAAGGCAGCAACTTTCAAGAGGAGATTCGGTTCGAATATCTATGAGTCAGTATCCACTTCCAACAGTTAACAAGTTTGATCAAACAGGTGATTGGTTTCATAGCTTAATTCGCTGCCTAAATTGGAATGAAAGGCTTGATCAAAAGGCTCTATAA
- the LOC108330808 gene encoding 1-aminocyclopropane-1-carboxylate oxidase 5: MAIPVIDFSKLNGEERAKTMAQIANGCEEWGFFQLINHGIPEELLERVKKVASEFYKLEREENFKKSTSVKLLSDLAEKKDSEKQEYVDWEDVITLLDDNEWPEKTPGFRETMAEYRCELKKLAERMMEVMDENLELPKGYIKKALNGGDGEGAFFGTKVSHYPPCPHPELVKGLRAHTDAGGVILLFQDDKVGGLQMLKDGKWIDVQPLPNAIVINTGDQIEVLSNGRYKSCWHRVLATPDGNRRSIASFYNPSFKATICPAPQLVENQDQQVDDTYPKFVFGDYMSVYAEQKFLPKEPRFRAVRAM, translated from the exons ATGGCAATTCCAGTGATTGATTTTTCAAAGCTGAATGGAGAAGAAAGAGCAAAAACTATGGCTCAGATTGCTAATGGCTGTGAAGAGTGGGGATTTTTTCAG TTGATCAACCATGGCATTCCAGAGGAACTCCTTGAGAGGGTGAAGAAGGTTGCCTCTGAGTTTTATAAGCTGGAAAGAGAGGAGAATTTCAAGAAGTCGACATCTGTGAAGCTACTGAGTGATTTAGCTGAAAAGAAGGACAGTGAAAAGCAGGAGTATGTGGATTGGGAGGACGTTATCACTCTCCTTGATGATAACGAGTGGCCAGAAAAAACACCAGGCTTCAG GGAAACCATGGCGGAATATCGGTGTGAGTTGAAGAAATTGGCGGAGAGGATGATGGAGGTGATGGATGAGAATCTGGAGTTACCCAAAGGATACATCAAGAAGGCACTGAATGGTGGAGATGGAGAGGGTGCATTCTTTGGCACCAAGGTGAGCCACTACCCTCCATGTCCCCATCCAGAGCTTGTGAAAGGTCTGCGAGCTCACACTGATGCAGGAGGTGTCATCCTTCTCTTCCAAGATGACAAGGTTGGTGGCCTTCAGATGCTCAAAGATGGGAAATGGATTGATGTGCAACCTCTGCCAAATGCCATTGTGATCAACACCGGTGATCAGATTGAGGTCCTGAGCAATGGAAGATACAAGAGTTGTTGGCACAGGGTTCTGGCCACTCCAGATGGGAACAGAAGATCAATTGCCTCCTTCTATAACCCATCATTCAAGGCCACCATATGTCCTGCACCCCAACTCGTGGAAAATCAAGACCAACAAGTGGATGACACTTATCCTAAGTTTGTTTTTGGTGATTACATGTCTGTCTATGCTGAGCAGAAGTTCCTTCCGAAGGAACCAAGGTTCCGAGCTGTTAGGGCCATGTGA